A single Denticeps clupeoides chromosome 7, fDenClu1.1, whole genome shotgun sequence DNA region contains:
- the LOC114794879 gene encoding cytosolic sulfotransferase 3-like isoform X1: MDMSQFQLGEEQMLPRPDIFDFEGISMIHYFTDNWEKVQSFQARPDDILIATYPKAGTTWVSYILDLLYFGQHSPERQTSLPIYERVPFLELTNPFLPSGTELADKLTTSPRLIKTHLPVQLVPKSFWEQNCRIVYVARNAKDNLVSYFHFDRMNMGQPEAGDWNSYVEKFMDGKIVFGPWYDHVNGWWEKKQRYSNLLYLFFEDLVEDTGRELERICSFLGLSTAVEEKERIREGVQFDTMKKNPMTNYSTVPVMDFKISPFMRKGRVGDWKNHFTVAQNEMFEEHYRRKMRNSTLAFRTEL; this comes from the exons ATGGACATGTCCCAGTTCCAGCTGGGGGAGGAGCAG ATGTTGCCCCGGCCAGACATCTTCGACTTTGAAGGCATCTCCATGATTCACTACTTTACTGACAACTGGGAAAAAGTGCAGAGCTTCCAGGCTCGACCTGACGACATCCTCATTGCCACCTACCCCAAAGCAG GAACCACCTGGGTCTCCTATATCcttgaccttctgtactttggccAACATTCGCCGGAAAGGCAGACGTCACTGCCCATATATGAGAGGGTGCCATTCCTGGAGCTCACTAATCCATTTTTACCATCAG GAACTGAGCTTGCGGACAAACTGACCACCAGCCCTCGCCTCATAAAGACCCACCTGCCGGTCCAGTTGGTGCCCAAGTCCTTCTGGGAGCAGAACTGTAGG ATAGTGTACGTGGCCCGCAACGCCAAAGACAACCTGGTGTCCTACTTCCACTTCGACCGCATGAACATGGGACAGCCAGAAGCAGGAGACTGGAACAGCTACGTGGAGAAATTCATGGATGGAAAAA TTGTCTTTGGCCCCTGGTACGACCACGTTAATGGCTGGTGGGAGAAGAAGCAGCGCTACTCGAATCTCCTCTACCTGTTCTTTGAGGACCTGGTGGAG GATACGGGTCGCGAGCTGGAGCGTATCTGCTCCTTCCTGGGTCTGTCCACAGCAGTAGAGGAGAAGGAGCGAATCAGGGAGGGGGTGCAGTTCGACACCATGAAGAAAAATCCCATGACCAACTACTCCACTGTCCCCGTCATGGACTTCAAAATCTCTCCCTTCATGCGAAAAG GGAGGGTCGGGGACTGGAAGAACCATTTCACCGTGGCCCAGAATGAGATGTTTGAGGAACACTACAGACGGAAGATGAGGAACAGCACACTGGCGTTCCGCACAGAACTCTGA
- the LOC114794879 gene encoding cytosolic sulfotransferase 3-like isoform X2 yields the protein MLPRPDIFDFEGISMIHYFTDNWEKVQSFQARPDDILIATYPKAGTTWVSYILDLLYFGQHSPERQTSLPIYERVPFLELTNPFLPSGTELADKLTTSPRLIKTHLPVQLVPKSFWEQNCRIVYVARNAKDNLVSYFHFDRMNMGQPEAGDWNSYVEKFMDGKIVFGPWYDHVNGWWEKKQRYSNLLYLFFEDLVEDTGRELERICSFLGLSTAVEEKERIREGVQFDTMKKNPMTNYSTVPVMDFKISPFMRKGRVGDWKNHFTVAQNEMFEEHYRRKMRNSTLAFRTEL from the exons ATGTTGCCCCGGCCAGACATCTTCGACTTTGAAGGCATCTCCATGATTCACTACTTTACTGACAACTGGGAAAAAGTGCAGAGCTTCCAGGCTCGACCTGACGACATCCTCATTGCCACCTACCCCAAAGCAG GAACCACCTGGGTCTCCTATATCcttgaccttctgtactttggccAACATTCGCCGGAAAGGCAGACGTCACTGCCCATATATGAGAGGGTGCCATTCCTGGAGCTCACTAATCCATTTTTACCATCAG GAACTGAGCTTGCGGACAAACTGACCACCAGCCCTCGCCTCATAAAGACCCACCTGCCGGTCCAGTTGGTGCCCAAGTCCTTCTGGGAGCAGAACTGTAGG ATAGTGTACGTGGCCCGCAACGCCAAAGACAACCTGGTGTCCTACTTCCACTTCGACCGCATGAACATGGGACAGCCAGAAGCAGGAGACTGGAACAGCTACGTGGAGAAATTCATGGATGGAAAAA TTGTCTTTGGCCCCTGGTACGACCACGTTAATGGCTGGTGGGAGAAGAAGCAGCGCTACTCGAATCTCCTCTACCTGTTCTTTGAGGACCTGGTGGAG GATACGGGTCGCGAGCTGGAGCGTATCTGCTCCTTCCTGGGTCTGTCCACAGCAGTAGAGGAGAAGGAGCGAATCAGGGAGGGGGTGCAGTTCGACACCATGAAGAAAAATCCCATGACCAACTACTCCACTGTCCCCGTCATGGACTTCAAAATCTCTCCCTTCATGCGAAAAG GGAGGGTCGGGGACTGGAAGAACCATTTCACCGTGGCCCAGAATGAGATGTTTGAGGAACACTACAGACGGAAGATGAGGAACAGCACACTGGCGTTCCGCACAGAACTCTGA